TCAGAAACGATTAGCTCCACCTTAACCAaaaatttggaaatgaaaatCAATTCACTTATCCTAACTAGTAAAAAGGTAAAGCCTTTTCAAGCTTCAAAGATGGTTCACAACCTTTATCTGAGCTGtggtaaaaatttttaaaatgccGGACATTTTGACATGGAGAAGACACATGAAGTAGCATCCTCCCTAAATTACTACAGTTTATGCAGTAAACATTCATATGGGCAGTAGGCCCCTCTCTTTCAGAAGAATTTTAGTATCATATGTTTGTGAGATCAAATGAACGGTGAACAACAAATCAAGGGAATATAATATAACAGAAGGGAAATACATATTTCCTTCCATATTTGTTGAATGCAATGAGTGAATTGCTATAAGAATCCAAGCCAGGCTAAGAGGCAGCGATGAAACCGATCATCAGTGGGGAATTGTGGTCAAATGAATATATTTATCCACAGCACATAAAAAATTCAGCCAAAAATGTTCTTGCATAAAAGCCTGTATTTTAGTTATTCTCTTCAAATGGGATCAATACTTTCAAGGTCAGAAGGACACTCAAAAATTAGTCTAGAGATAACTTGAATATTGCACAAGTGTCTCATATCATAACATCAGGAAAAAAGCTCAGGCTATTTGCTGCTTTCTATGTTGTGACAAGAGCATAGAACACATAGATGAAGCTTACCTTATACGCAGCAACATCTTGCCAGCTTAGTTTTCTGCCTTCAAATTCTACAGAGACATAGTCAACGTCTTCAAGTGTTCTCCTAAGTTTAGGCTGGCAATCTTCAGCCTCGGGATCCATTCCAAATACTTCAAAAAGAACACGATAAACCTCTGGCATGCCAAAGCACAAGTAGATTGCACCAAACGTAGCCCAAAATACAGATCTGCCATGAGAAATTTATAAGTGCATGTCAATTACTGAAATAATTTATTCACCATTGGATACTATAGAAACAACAGACGAGTTCATTAAAGGGTGCAAACTCATAGAAATATTTGCCAGCAATGTCCTAATAGAACAAAGTGAACTATTATCCATGCTAAATCAGTCAAACTGAGAGAGGATAACCAAGTATTCTAGCCACAACTCAAGGACCTTCATAAGGCGCATATTCTCACATCATAAAACAGAGATATATAGGGTCCTCAAATTAGAGTCAGCTACCTCTGAACCAAAGTAATCCAATCATACATCAACACAGGGCAATTGTCAACTTCCTGTTGCCATTAAATCTTTGCATTTACCCATGACAGTAGGACTGACACAATAAGCAATAATATGACAATCCAAAAGCAAAAATCCTCCTTTATAGTCTCTTTCTCCCCcataattttctttcctttgtccAACAATTAATAGGATTCACCTTCCAGATATCCAACTTCACCATCTTTTCCTTTTAACCAATTCCTTCTTTCCTTGGTTTAAGAGTTGATAGGATTTTCCTATAGAGGAGCAATTTGCTATGGAGCATATGGAAACAACTTTTGGCAACTGATGAAAAGTGGGTTTTGAACTAATAATCAATATGAACTCGTCTTTCACAAAATTTAGGAGGCTTACTTTGCATGCCGAGGATAATACCATAATTCATGAGAAATGACAACAAAATGATCCATCATTCCTATGAGAAGCCCTCAGGCCAGTAAAATTTCAGCCCTATATACCAATAACTTAACTGTTGAAGTACACGTGTATTGATTCCTGAATTTGTAATAGCTAAATAAGCACTCGAAGTAACATAAAAGGTCAAAACAATACGAAAAGCAAGATCACATGCTTACTTGACGGGAGgctctctttcctttcttttcaacttATCCATGTTATCATAGGGAAAAATCAGATTCTGCAGGCTAGCAGCTCTGATCCATTTAGGCAGAAATCTCTTCCCAATCAAAGAATACACTCTCTCCCGCATTGGACCGGGTGATTCCCTCGGATACCTCTGCAAGAAAAACTCGCACATAGCCAATTCGAGAACATACTGCCCCAAGAACCCCAGCCTCGAATGCCCTGACCTCACATGCCTAGCTTTACTCCTCTCACATTGTGGGTACTGAAAAGCTAGATACAACAAAGTATCAAAATGCCTTGCAGGGTTATCATCCCCAAAGCTATCTGATGGCTCAAGGGGATACCCAAgagcctgtttggcctcaagcAAGTACTCATCCATCCAAGTTTTATCAGCATTATTAAGCCGGGAAGAGGGCAGGCAAGAACTCAATAAAGGGAAGGACTTTAGTGATAATTGTGGGCTATTGAGAAATCTTTCAGCTAACCTTTTATCATCTAACGGAGGTTTGAGTATAAATCTTTTAGGGGGCAATTTTTTCTTTGGGGACACTACTTTTTTCCTCTCTGCTAGTTCTTTGAGAAGCCTTTGAGGGCTGTTTTGTGGGAGCTCTTTAGAGTCTGCTACGACGGCTAAGACTTTGAAATTTGGGGAGTTGAAGATTGTAATTCTGGGAATCTTGAGGTGAATTTGGATGGGAAAGggtgaagaaaatgaagatgaaaagGAGAGGTCAGCCGTATGGTGGGGTGAGTGTGGATTTGAGAGAGGCTTGAAGGGCGTGTAGAGCTCCATTGCCATGGAAAAACAGAACAAAGATCggattattataaaaaaaaaagttactggtttttgttttttaatttgatGGTCATTATCGAGGGGGTTTTTTCAGGGCTTGAGGGAGGTTGCTGAAGGGGATAAGGTGACAAAAATGCAAATATCGAGCGCTTGATAACTGGAGTAAAAGATATTTCTGCAGGAAGAAAACTTAATATCCAGTCTTAAAAAAATGGGTTCAAATGCAAAAATCAAGTGCTTGAGAACCGGGTCTGAGGTCCATTAAGTGATGGGCTTAAAAGGAATCCAATCCATTCACTAGCCCATCATTCACCGGTTTTAAAAGCGCAGATTGATCAGGGATTTATTTTCAAGAATGCTGTTAAGCCATGCCATACAAAAGTAGAGGCTTAAATTTGTATGCCAACTACTTGTTCTGTGATCTTATGAGGACGATTTCATTCTTCATTCATTAGACCCCGTTGAAAGTCGCATAAGCAATTGAAACAGATCATAATAGACTCATTGAAGACATGGGATGGGCCGTGAATGGTCCAGCGGTAGCACTTTTCACCAGTGACCCTTAAGATTCTAAGTTCGAGTCTCCGCTCCGTTGGGTTCCTCCGCGCACTTATCGCATTTGGGTCGAGTTAGGACCCCGGGCCCGGGCCGCAAGGAATTAGTCGGGCCTCGTAAGGATTGATCCGGACAtccctgtgtcgacaaaaaaaaaagaagaagaagaagaagaagaagacatgAGATGGCATGAAGTCTTATTCTGGGagggggccaaaaaaaaaaaaaaagagctgcCTTCATccttggtttctttttttttttcaacaaacgtTCATCCTTGGTTTCTACCTTAGCAAAAAATGCTCCTACTTGTTAACCGAAGATTGCTAAGAAATTGAAGGTGGGCTTTCGAGTGTTTTGCAAAGTCTTTAAATCAATGAAACCATGACTTTAATATCTTGAAGCTCATAGTGTGGTGGAAGTCCAATGGGACTGCCGGGGTGGAACAAGCTTCAAATTACCCCATGGAAGAattgaagattaaaaaaataagtgGCTTTGTGAAAAGGTTTAGGCTTTATTAAGTACTTGTGATTTCTTTTACTTCACCGACGATCAACAGATTGAAACCTGGATGACGTTATAACCAGCAATTTTTCAGTCAGTTTTCACTTTACAACTCTCAGCTATCATTGTTGCCTTTTTCCATGACATTATTGGTTTTGTCGGCCCCTAACGAGCAGATGAttccctattttttttttgactggGCAATCTTACCTCAAGTCCGGTCAGCTGATGTTTTATCCACTGCTAGTAGTAGTACTAAACAAGATTTTAAAGAAGCCAGCATAGATTCTCCTCGTTAAAGATTAAGCGTTCTTTTAATATTGCTCAAACTGTGTGTTTCTTACACAGGGCAATACTTTTCTTGCGTGTACCCCAATGCGGCTGAAACTTGTGTAGGATGTTCTTGGAACTATGTGAACGGAAGTTTCTTGCTCTATATCTCATGGCTGTCAGTTGGGCCTAACGGCCTTTTTAGTGCAAGATTGTGGTGGATGATGGTGATAACCCTTTCATTTATAAAGGTATAATTAAGGAAAATGGACTCCAAAATAGGCAATAATTTGAAGCATGACCACTTGTAAGATTATTGTCCGCTCGTGGGCCTGATAATCTTATCATGTCTCTTCCAGTTACAGGTAGGTGCTGCATAATGTTCAAGATGTACAAAATTTTTCTGCCTTTTCCCTTGTCTAACCGACGGAAATGATTGGTAGATAGGAAATTATTGTCTGTTagaaaaaaatagagaattGTAACATTTGGTTGAAGATCCTGATGGAGAATTGGAAGTTGCCTGTGCAGAACATTAGGTGATTGAGGAGCACTAGTTAATCAATTTACTGGAATAAGGTAAAATTGGATTCGTGGGGGGCTTCCAGAATGCGGTTCTATACTAAAATTACAGGGTCAACTTGGTAAGGCCGGCGCATCTGAACCATAAAGAAAGTCTTTCTTTCCAGTAGTAATCTTGTGGAGCCATGAGGATACATGAATATGATATATACTAAACTACTGATCGCATTCAAcaggatttttttcttttcctttttttgggaTTGATATCATTGGAAAGCAGCTGTTACCATTTGTATTTTGACAACAGCCATTAATACTGCTTAGGATAGGTATAGCGTCAGGAACTTGATAACAACAACTCCTAGCTCTAACTGCATAAATTTGCTAGCTTTTAAAGTCAGTAGGTCCTGGGAGCATAGTGAAATCTATTTCAAGAAAGAAGAATGACTTCTTTCTTTTGCGGATAGCTAGCCTAGTACGGTAACTCCAGGGTCCAGACCTGAAGCGAAGACCAGTTGATGAATTTTACCCCCTGAATCACAGAGGTGGACTGGTTGTTTGATGGACTCTTTGGGGCTCTTAATGCCTGTATCTAAGGCTACTTTTCAACTTGGAGCAAGTCAGGCTGTGTTACCAGGGTAAAGATGAGATTAGGACAACAGATGGACCTACCAGATGCTTCTTGTCATGAAAGTTGAAAAAAGGGGTTTTGCTtctaaactaaaaaaaaaaaaaaggcggaTAATATTAGCATATCAATAACTGGATAACAAGTAATAACTCATCGGACGTATGATTTTTCATGAACGCCAGCATAGGCCATGTGTGAAGTGGCTCAGCTTGTTGGTCCCTTTTTAAAGTGTAAGGTGCCTTGTTTTGTTGGTATCCCCCAGCCCTGATTTGCTTTCCACAGCCAATAGAGAATTGGTAATCTGGGGATTATGAAAAAGGAGATTGGCACTTTTGTGGATGAAAACATTTTGCATATGGAACTTGTAACCATTTTGGCTCCTCTCATCCTTTCGACCCGGCTCCCTAAACTCACAACCACACACACTTTTTAACTAGAAAATCTTTTTCCTTCTATTTGACCCCATTATTCTCCTAAATGTGCCTATAATGCGAACCCATGTATGGCGGACACCTCCAGCCAGAACAGGGGGTCTGTTGTGGAATTTCACTCAGTTGATGATTGCTTGTAAATGCAGATGATAAGTGCGTCGTTATGGACCGAAATTGGAGTTGATACTCTCATGATTTGATTGTTCACTTGTGATTTTGTTTAGTTAATCAAGAGGaatgtggaaaaaaaaattaacaaaagagACATGCTGCTTAGTTCTAAGATTACCACGAAGTACTGCATGAGAGTTGCTCGTCTAACTTTACCAAATATCACTCGTTTGTGACGTGCATAAACATAAAAGTACTTGGTCGAGGTCTTTTGATTATTCACTATGGGGGATGCTGAGTTCCAAGCTGCTGGACAATCCACAAGTCCCAACATGTCTAGTAAGAAGAAAGAGCTTCTTTCCACTGCTATGAAGAGAACTAGTGAATGGTTTGATCTTCTTTCGACTTTGATTCTTATTCAATTGTTTATTGTGCGCTATTTTCGTGACAATTTGGACAAAAAAGAATACTAAGGTTGGTGCAATGAATTATCAACAGGATCTTTTCGCAGGAGATTCCAAGTGATGTTATTGTTCACGCTGGAGGAACGCCCTTCTCTCTGCACAAGGTAACGTGTATTTTTTCCTGTTGGTTGTGCTCATGATATATTTCTATGACGGCCTGCTTGTTCTTTTTTCTGTGAAGTCTCTGGATGTATTCGGTTGCCATGGTTGGAGACTTGTTAGcttttgtgtatttgattaaaCATGTAATTTAGACATCAGGTGCTGAGAGTAGGAACAACTTAGCATTGATCTTTTTCTACTTTTAAGATTAAAGAACTTGTCTTTACATCCCGTACAGTTCCCACTGGTCTCAAAGTGTGGATACATAAGGAAATTGGTCTCTGAATCCAATGATGCTGATCTTTCTGAAATTGAAGTTCCTGACATTCCTGGTGGAGCAGAGGCGTTTGAACTTGCAGCAAAGTTTTGCTATGGAATAAATTTTGAGATAAGTACAGAAAACATAGCCATGCTTAGATGTGGCGCTGAGTATCTTGGGATGACAGAGGAATGTGCTATTGGAAATCTAGTTGGAAGAACCGAAGCTTACCTAAATGAAGTGGCACTCAAAAGCCTTGCAAGTGCGGTTTCCATTTTGCATTCCACAGAAAGTTTTCTTCCGGTGGCAGAGGAAGTAAAATTGGTTAGCCGGTGCATAGACACAATTGCTTATATAGCCTGCAAAGATAACCAATTTGCTACATTAGGTAGGGCAGACAGTGGCAACCATGGCATAAA
The genomic region above belongs to Coffea arabica cultivar ET-39 chromosome 7c, Coffea Arabica ET-39 HiFi, whole genome shotgun sequence and contains:
- the LOC113700430 gene encoding ribonuclease III domain-containing protein RNC1, chloroplastic; translated protein: MAMELYTPFKPLSNPHSPHHTADLSFSSSFSSPFPIQIHLKIPRITIFNSPNFKVLAVVADSKELPQNSPQRLLKELAERKKVVSPKKKLPPKRFILKPPLDDKRLAERFLNSPQLSLKSFPLLSSCLPSSRLNNADKTWMDEYLLEAKQALGYPLEPSDSFGDDNPARHFDTLLYLAFQYPQCERSKARHVRSGHSRLGFLGQYVLELAMCEFFLQRYPRESPGPMRERVYSLIGKRFLPKWIRAASLQNLIFPYDNMDKLKRKEREPPVKSVFWATFGAIYLCFGMPEVYRVLFEVFGMDPEAEDCQPKLRRTLEDVDYVSVEFEGRKLSWQDVAAYKPPEDALFAHPRLFRACVPPGMHRFRGNIWDYDSRPQVMQTLGYPLTMPDRIPEITEARNIELGLGLQLAFLHPSKHKFEHPRFCFERLEYVGQKIQDLVMAEKLLMKHLDAPGGWIQEKHRRLLMNKFCGRYLREKHLHRFIIYSEQVQDAYEHNRRLRNPATTSVQQAIHGLSYAVYGKPDVRRLMFEVFDFEQIQPKPVGNL